From a single Silene latifolia isolate original U9 population chromosome 6, ASM4854445v1, whole genome shotgun sequence genomic region:
- the LOC141588136 gene encoding uncharacterized protein LOC141588136: MAIRNGNPVHIIGKPEGCAVIRVKVDASWVRSLDAAFGWVAYDDTGQELGRRQVRTRAESPLQAEALGVRDIVEWAREERIYHLDISSDCLQLIIQIAEVDRGSHMIEGILEDIRNAFSFFHCLCFSFIPRHLNGLAHSLAKQAIKL; this comes from the coding sequence ATGGCTATTCGCAATGGCAATCCTGTTCACATTATAGGTAAGCCGGAGGGATGTGCTGTGATAAGGGTAAAAGTGGATGCTAGTTGGGTCAGGTCCCTCGATGCGGCCTTCGGGTGGGTTGCGTATGATGATACGGGGCAGGAACTGGGTCGAAGGCAAGTGCGTACCAGGGCAGAATCACCGCTGCAAGCTGAAGCATTGGGCGTCCGTGATATCGTGGAATGGGCACGAGAGGAGCGAATATACCATCTGGACATCTCATCGGACTGTCTGCAACTTATAATTCAAATCGCAGAGGTTGACAGAGGTAGCCATATGATTGAAGGGATCTTAGAAGACATTCGGAACGCGTTTAGCTTCTTTCACTGTTTATGTTTTAGTTTTATTCCAAGGCACTTAAATGGCCTTGCGCATAGCTTAGCTAAGCAGGCCATTAAACTGTGA
- the LOC141588137 gene encoding uncharacterized protein LOC141588137, whose translation MNEERKFSKFLDMLKKLEVSLPFTEVVTQMPLYKKFLKDVLTKKRSIGGHSLVSLRGECCAILLNPMPEKLQDPGSFSIPCTVGNVSIKRGLCDLGASVSILPLPIARNIGLHDMIPTSMTLQLADRSVQRPMDVIEDVPIKVGNFYFPADFVVLDIPEDQQTPIILGRPFLATGDVNISVKEGKLTFKVGGNVV comes from the coding sequence ATGAATGAGGAGAGGAAATTCTCCAAATTCTTGGATATGTTGAAGAAGCTTGAAGTTTCGTTACCTTTCACCGAGGTAGTGACACAAATGCCGCTCTACAAAAAATTCTTGAAGGATGTGTTGACCAAGAAGAGAAGCATTGGAGGACATAGTCTTGTCTCTCTTAGAGGAGAATGTTGTGCAATCTTACTCAATCCCATGCCGGAGAAATTacaagatccgggtagtttttccatCCCGTGCACGGTGGGTAATGTGAGCATAAAAAGGGGACTTTGTGATCTTGGTGCTAGTGTTAGCATCTTGCCTCTCCCCATTGCGAGGAATATTGGGTTACATGACATGATTCCCACCTCCATGACATTACAACTTGCCGATAGATCGGTCCAAAGGCCGATGGATGTGATTGAGGACGTGCCGATTAAGGTTGGCAACTTCTACTTCCCGGCAGATTTCGTGGTACTTGACATCCCGGAGGATCAACAAACACCAATCAtactaggaagacctttcctagcaACTGGAGATGTTAATATTAGTGTCAAGGAAGGGAAACTCACCTTCAAGGTAGGAGGGAATGTTGTTTAA